One part of the Amphiura filiformis chromosome 5, Afil_fr2py, whole genome shotgun sequence genome encodes these proteins:
- the LOC140152001 gene encoding uncharacterized protein, whose amino-acid sequence MVEEEEIFNSHDVVSLFTNTPIEQSLQVIKSRLENDHTLKDRTLLSVDDVLELLQFVLTTTYFLFRGTIYKQLFGAARRSPVARVVAKLYMEFLEQKAIASAPLTCKPRLWKRYVDDILEIVHKDQVDDLTEHLNQSDPTGNIKFTYEKEQEGKIPFLDTLIVRKPDGSVKLLVYRKVTHTDQYLNFKSHHPSTKNLGWSGPFSTE is encoded by the coding sequence ATGGTAGAAGAGGAGGAGATATTCAACTCACATGATGTGGTATCTCTGTTTACCAACACCCCCATTGAACAATCACTCCAAGTTATAAAATCTCGTTTGGAAAATGACCACACCTTGAAAGACAGGACTTTACTCTCGGTTGATGATGTTTTGGAATTATTACAATTCGTCCTCACAACTACTTATTTTCTGTTTCGTGGCACTATTTACAAACAACTTTTTGGTGCTGCCAGGAGAAGTCCCGTAGCCCGGGTCGTAGCCAAACTCTACATGGAATTTCTAGAACAAAAGGCCATAGCATCTGCACCGCTCACATGTAAGCCGAGATTATGGAAGAGATACGTGGATGATATCCTAGAAATAGTTCACAAAGACCAAGTCGACGATCTCACAGAGCACCTCAATCAGAGTGATCCCACGGGGAACATAAAATTTACCTATGAAAAAGAGCAGGAGGGCAAAAtcccatttttggacacgttaATTGTACGCAAGCCAGATGGGTCAGTTAAGCTACTAGTGTATAGGAAGGTTACTCACACTGACCAATACCTCAATTTCAAGTCACATCACCCCTCCACCAAAAACTTGGGGTGGTCAGGACCCTTTTCGACAGAATGA
- the LOC140152002 gene encoding uncharacterized protein, whose product MDITISSKSSSVRLLTLYRPPPSKKNKLTAKVFFNEFSNLVEMFASLQVPIVVAGDFNFHMDICDDPDAKIMQDLFDSASLDQHVNGSTHRKGHTLDLIITRMSDSVVSNIVIDRILPSDHAAILCTVAISHPPATKHRFSFRKSHDIDVNSFKMDITKSSLISDPAEDVETLSAQFDNVLGDLLDLHAPVVSRCVTLRPHAPWYDNSIRAAKRERRRCERQFLKSGLEVHKQVYKDQCKEYSQKLESAKSHYHTSQFKNCDQKQLFKVVDKMCSASSKKTLPSHDNTEELANEFADFFESKIQKVRDKLDNIPSIPTIVSDKVFSTSATFSNFAEVTDDTIRRFIMESTSSSCSLDSIPTWLLKDCLDVLLPLITRIVNYSLLFGTFPSSYRTSLVTSLIKKSGLDENTLNNYRPISNLKFVSKVVEKAASSHLQDFLFENGLYGKKQSAYRKHFSTETALVRVQNDILRAMDQRSDAVLVLLDLSAAFDTVDHQVLLVGHLLVCCYWREHI is encoded by the coding sequence ATGGACATCACGATCTCGTCCAAATCCTCATCTGTCAGGTTGCTGACTCTATACAGACCTCCGCCATCAAAGAAGAACAAGTTGACTGCTAAGGTATTCTTCAATGAGTTTTCCAACCTAGTGGAGATGTTTGCATCGCTTCAAGTTCCCATTGTCGTCGCCGGTGACTTTAATTTCCATATGGACATTTGCGATGACCCAGATGCAAAAATCATGCAAGACCTTTTTGACTCTGCTTCACTAGACCAACATGTCAATGGATCTACACATCGTAAAGGCCATACGCTAGATTTAATCATCACGCGAATGTCCGATTCCGTTGTATCCAACATTGTCATTGATAGAATCCTTCCATCAGACCACGCTGCTATCTTATGTACGGTCGCCATTTCTCACCCACCTGCTACGAAACATCGCTTCAGCTTTCGCAAATCACATGATATTGACGTAAACTCCTTCAAGATGGACATAACAAAGTCCAGTCTAATCAGTGATCCAGCTGAAGATGTGGAAACATTAAGCGCTCAGTTTGATAATGTCTTGGGCGACTTGTTGGATCTGCATGCACCCGTGGTATCCAGATGTGTAACTTTAAGACCTCATGCACCCTGGTATGACAATTCCATCCGCGCAGCAAAACGCGAACGTCGTAGATGTGAGCGACAATTCCTGAAGTCAGGACTTGAAGTCCACAAGCAAGTGTACAAAGATCAGTGCAAGGAGTACTCTCAGAAACTTGAATCTGCTAAGTCACACTATCACACGTCTCAATTCAAGAATTGTGATCAGAAACAGCTTTTTAAAGTTGTGGACAAGATGTGTTCTGCCAGCTCCAAGAAGACTCTCCCTTCTCACGACAATACCGAGGAACTTGCAAATGAGTTTGCCGACTTCTTTGAGAGCAAGATTCAAAAGGTCCGTGATAAACTGGACAACATTCCATCGATTCCTACGATAGTTTCGGATAAGGTGTTTTCCACATCCGCAACCTTCAGCAACTTTGCTGAGGTCACAGATGATACAATCCGTCGTTTCATCATGgaatcaacatcatcatcttgCTCGTTGGACTCAATACCTACGTGGTTACTTAAAGACTGCCTTGATGTTCTCCTGCCGTTAATCACTCGGATCGTTAATTACTCGTTATTATTTGGCACTTTTCCTTCATCATATAGGACCTCACTTGTCACTTCCCTAATAAAGAAGTCTGGACTGGATGAGAATACTCTGAATAACTACAGGCCCATTTCGAACTTAAAATTTGTCTCAAAAGTAGTTGAGAAAGCGGCTTCTTCACATCTCCAAGATTTTCTGTTTGAGAATGGACTGTATGGTAAAAAACAATCTGCTTATAGGAAACATTTCAGCACTGAAACTGCCCTCGTCAGAGTCCAAAATGACATCTTGCGCGCCATGGACCAACGTTCTGATGCTGTGTTGGTTCTGCTTGATCTCTCAGCCGCCTTTGATACTGTTGACCATCAAGTTTTACTTGTTGGTCATTTGTTGGTCTGTTGTTATTGGCGAGAGCATATCTAG